Below is a genomic region from Bombus pascuorum chromosome 7, iyBomPasc1.1, whole genome shotgun sequence.
tttattcgatacaataatttatactttatcaAGCAAAACAAAAGTAAGAGAACTTCCTatctttgttaattaattgataaaagaaataatctgatgattattgtaacaaattacatgtttttaacaatttcacaGTACAGTATGAGACAATACAATGACGACATAAAAACTATACGATTTAAATCTTCCATAACGGCagcagaataaaaataattgtgcaccataaattacatttattaatagtaactgttacaataaattattatacatgcaaaaaatacttttcttaAATGCTTGAATAATTACCTGTCTGCAACTTTTCGATCGTTGAACACAAATTCTTTACACGAAGTTGGTAATGTTTCATGTACAAAAGTTACAATTGTACCAATCGAGAGTAATCGATATTTAGAAAGGTATCGATTCCAATAAAACTCCCGCCAAAATAACTAAATGTATCTGCCATTAAAACCTTAGTCAAGTGCTCTGATTTTCGTCTATGTGtgaatgttttttaattttgtttcctgtagtattaactatttatgatattttttacattttgatttaacaatttatttttgggAAATATGAGTGACACACAatgtaagttttataatattttaattctttacgaattttatttcttaattttaaaattttacttacATTTCATTGCTTTTATTGtttaactatttaattaaatttaagaatattttgttccGTTTTCAAATGTTTATTGAATACGGTAGGTTCATTACTTTAAGATATTCTTGTAATAACTAAAGATGAGAAAGATTTTGAATTGAATTTTGATatagaatttgaatttataaatatttatcaaattgtaTTATCTATGAATTCAGCAGGCAGAGCTAAACGCCAGAAGTTTGATAAAACTGGACGGTTGTCAGctttagaaaaattgaaacaattaaaaggtagtaaacataaatatgaaGTTGATGAATTGGAAAATGTATATGAGGAAGTCgatgaaaaagaatatagcAAAACTGTAATAGAAAGGCAAAATGATGATTGGATTATTGATGATGGTAATAACTTTagaattattgtttttattagaaataagaataagcattacaaaataattatttgttataaaaggAGAAAGTGGTTATATTGAAGATGGTAGAGAAATTTTTGATGACGATCTAGATGATGAAAGCATACAAGAAGCAAGAAAGCATAAAGTTACAGGTCCTAGAAAAATCAAGAAAGATCATGccaaaaagaaaggaaacattCAAAATATGCTAATGAATATGTCGTCTAAAAGGAAAACGGATGCTAAATTGGACGATGATAGTATTTTAGGAGATTTAATGTCTGAACTAAAAAAAGATGATATCCCGACGCAGTCAAAACCAAAAACTATTTTGAGGAACAAATTTTGTACTACACCAAAATTAAGTGAAAAGTAATTAACTTTTCTATACATTTGACATttgtgttttaatatatttaatattacttttacaataatattatggTTTCTtagaaatgtagaaaaaaagatagaattaATTTCTGAATATGAGAAAATGCAATGTgatgataatgatgatgattTAGTAATGTTTGATAAACCAAAAAAGGTAGACATGCATAAACAAGCAGAATCAATTGCCCAAATAGAAAACTTTACTTCAAATGAAAATAGTAGTCAAACAATTATAGATGATTCTGATAATTCAAAAGTTAGAATATTAAGTATACAATCAAAAAAAGATCTTAAAGAAACAAGCATCAGTCAAGTAATTGAAACAGAAAGTGAAGATCTTGAAGAAGTAAGTTTTATTAGTTAACAATATTTGGAAATGATACTTGGACtacattttgtttattacagTTCTCTGCAGATTTTGAAGATGACAGTATAGATCATAATGAAAAGCCTAAGCCAtctattaataaagaaattataaaaaacaaatcaaccattcaaatgaaaaataaagataccGAAGAAGAAAACTttgatttagaaaattttaataaaacattagatattgaatttgaaacacaaatatcaaatattgaaatgCCTACTGATACTACAGAAGTGCCTTTACCACTTGTAACTAATGCAAACAAGGAAGAAGTATTTAGATTTTATTGGTGGGATGCATATGAAGATCCATATAAACAACCTGGagttgtatatttatttggaaaagttTTTGTGCCCTCAATAAAAGAATATCGTTCTTGTTGTTTAACAGTAAAGAATATTCCACGAAGAATTTATCTTCTTCCTAGAGTATATGTATgagtattcaaatatattttaaaatatatttatatatactatctattattattatattattaacaatttttatatatcatcTATTACATATtgatcatttttcttctttagctttaataaaataattatgggAATGTAAATTTTAGGTGAAAACATCGTTGAATGGAAATAATGACGAAGAAcaattaaatacaatagaaGATGTGTATAAAGAATTTAATCAATTTGCAAATAAGTTAGGAATAAAGGAATTTCGTAGCTGCAAAGTCTCAAAAAATTATGCTTTTGAACAAGAAGGTACTCCAGCAAAATCTGATTACTTAGAAGTAAGATATTCTGCAAACTACCCACCTGTTCCCTCTGATTATTCTGGACCATCAATAGAAAGTGTTTTTGGAACAACAGTAAATTCTTTAGAGCTACTtctaattgaaagaaatattaaggGACCATGTTGGTTAGATATTAAGTCTCCATTACCTACTGGTGTACAAACCAGTTGGTGTAAAATAAAGGTATatcagtttcatttattaattaaatttatgactagtaaatatacatattaactaatcaattatgttataactgAATAGGTAAATTGTATGAAGATGGAGAATATATCTGTTTTCTCTGAGTCTCAAACATTACCACCATTAGTAATAACAACACTAAATATACGAACATCTTTCAAtgcaaaattacaacaaaatgAAATAGTTATGATTACAATACTTATGcatcataaatatcatattgaTAAAGAACCACCAAAACCACCATTTCAACGACATTTTTGTTGTATgattgtttattaaattattattccaaatgtgtatttttttcagtatttgatatattttaacattatttcaTGTAGTGATTACACATCCACGTGATACATCTTGGCCAAGACAAGCACGAGAAGTGCtctcaaatatttcatatactacattaatgaaatttgaaacagaAACGGACTTACTCGAAGaactgttaaaaataataaatactgcAGATCCTGATTTGTTGATTGGGTATGATTGTGGCTTCCAATTTGATATCTTAGTGCAAAGAATGATTACattgaaagtttcaaattgGAGCAGGTTTGGAAGGTTAAGGCGATCTATACCTCCTTTAATAAGGGTATGAAATATAGTCATACACATTTATAATGAGCATTGTGTTGATCATaaagaagtaaaaatattttagggaaaagtaaatttaaatcaAGCAGCAGCTGGTCGACCTATCTGTGACATACAAATTTCAGCTAAAgaattaaatctaaaacttaGAAGTTATGATTTGCAATCTCTTTGCACAgcggtaaatatttaataattatttatatgtgcAATGTTCATaactagaaaaattaaatcctAATTATTCTAACAGgtattgaagaaaaaagaaaatgaatgtaaggaaataaaatctgGTGAATGCTCATCATTTTATGATACTCCcaataaaatagataatttaattaaaataacattaacaGAAgcattatacattttatctaTTGTTTTTGAACTTAATGTTCTCCCACTTGCTTTACAAATTACATGTATCGCTGgtaagtatatataaacgTTTGAAATAACATAGAActttcaattaatatatatttattttattcatgtaGGGAATGTTATGTCAAGAACATTAACAGCGGGACGTGCagaaagaaatgaatatttattattgcatgcatttcatttgaaaaattatataacaccTGATAAACGTGttatgaaaaaaggaaagaatgaaggtaatagtatattttttgaacatatGAACAGTTACTActtcataatatatttatcattaatattgTTCTATATGTAGAAAATGTTAGTAAAAAGAAAGCAGCTTATGTTGGT
It encodes:
- the LOC132908953 gene encoding DNA polymerase alpha catalytic subunit isoform X1, translated to MSDTQSGRAKRQKFDKTGRLSALEKLKQLKGSKHKYEVDELENVYEEVDEKEYSKTVIERQNDDWIIDDGESGYIEDGREIFDDDLDDESIQEARKHKVTGPRKIKKDHAKKKGNIQNMLMNMSSKRKTDAKLDDDSILGDLMSELKKDDIPTQSKPKTILRNKFCTTPKLSEKNVEKKIELISEYEKMQCDDNDDDLVMFDKPKKVDMHKQAESIAQIENFTSNENSSQTIIDDSDNSKVRILSIQSKKDLKETSISQVIETESEDLEEFSADFEDDSIDHNEKPKPSINKEIIKNKSTIQMKNKDTEEENFDLENFNKTLDIEFETQISNIEMPTDTTEVPLPLVTNANKEEVFRFYWWDAYEDPYKQPGVVYLFGKVFVPSIKEYRSCCLTVKNIPRRIYLLPRVYVKTSLNGNNDEEQLNTIEDVYKEFNQFANKLGIKEFRSCKVSKNYAFEQEGTPAKSDYLEVRYSANYPPVPSDYSGPSIESVFGTTVNSLELLLIERNIKGPCWLDIKSPLPTGVQTSWCKIKVNCMKMENISVFSESQTLPPLVITTLNIRTSFNAKLQQNEIVMITILMHHKYHIDKEPPKPPFQRHFCLITHPRDTSWPRQAREVLSNISYTTLMKFETETDLLEELLKIINTADPDLLIGYDCGFQFDILVQRMITLKVSNWSRFGRLRRSIPPLIRGKVNLNQAAAGRPICDIQISAKELNLKLRSYDLQSLCTAVLKKKENECKEIKSGECSSFYDTPNKIDNLIKITLTEALYILSIVFELNVLPLALQITCIAGNVMSRTLTAGRAERNEYLLLHAFHLKNYITPDKRVMKKGKNEENVSKKKAAYVGGLVLDPKKGFYDKLILLMDFNSLYPSIIQEYNLCFTTVPGAAYAEYEDLSIPESNLEFGIIPTEICKLVESRGEVKKLMKTPNISPELKMQYNIRQLALKLTANSMYGCLGATHCRFYAKGLAALVTAKGREILQHTKSLVEKLNYEVIYGDTDSIMINTGLLEYEEVFSVGKKIKQEVNKLYKRVELDIDGVFRYLLLLQKKKYAAVIMTKLPNGQIELTQEHKGLDIVRRDWCQLACDVGRKILDHLLSDKSCDDRIEQIFSILHDVAQNVRENQVPLSSLIITKQLSKNPNEYPDTKQAHVQVALRLNKEGGRMWKAGDTIPYIICDDGTEKSATERAYHIDEYKKSDSLKIDVNYYLLSQIFPIVLRICEPIEGIDDVLLAKCLGLENIYKSRRIIHQEHADIPLLMEEDRFRYCLPLKFNCRSEKCQSEIVIKDVVNEELGNRLSLASCSNSECKVQPWTYANTIQNVVTLSIRELVNEYYNGWLECENPLCGDQTQWIPLDFESLYPICRKCNDGDLHRVFTDTKLYNQMCFYLHLFDVNQSKYKSLLSQYPQGMREAYDSLKEAVEKMLRRNAFSVVCLDTIFSNNDEQEEISSLCATTLEISDGLDNEEMVGNTY
- the LOC132908953 gene encoding DNA polymerase alpha catalytic subunit isoform X4 — its product is MSDTQSGRAKRQKFDKTGRLSALEKLKQLKGSKHKYEVDELENVYEEVDEKEYSKTVIERQNDDWIIDDGESGYIEDGREIFDDDLDDESIQEARKHKVTGPRKIKKDHAKKKGNIQNMLMNMSSKRKTDAKLDDDSILGDLMSELKKDDIPTQSKPKTILRNKFCTTPKLSEKNVEKKIELISEYEKMQCDDNDDDLVMFDKPKKVDMHKQAESIAQIENFTSNENSSQTIIDDSDNSKVRILSIQSKKDLKETSISQVIETESEDLEEFSADFEDDSIDHNEKPKPSINKEIIKNKSTIQMKNKDTEEENFDLENFNKTLDIEFETQISNIEMPTDTTEVPLPLVTNANKEEVFRFYWWDAYEDPYKQPGVVYLFGKVFVPSIKEYRSCCLTVKNIPRRIYLLPRVYVKTSLNGNNDEEQLNTIEDVYKEFNQFANKLGIKEFRSCKVSKNYAFEQEGTPAKSDYLEVRYSANYPPVPSDYSGPSIESVFGTTVNSLELLLIERNIKGPCWLDIKSPLPTGVQTSWCKIKVNCMKMENISVFSESQTLPPLVITTLNIRTSFNAKLQQNEIVMITILMHHKYHIDKEPPKPPFQRHFCLITHPRDTSWPRQAREVLSNISYTTLMKFETETDLLEELLKIINTADPDLLIGYDCGFQFDILVQRMITLKVSNWSRFGRLRRSIPPLIRGKVNLNQAAAGRPICDIQISAKELNLKLRSYDLQSLCTAVLKKKENECKEIKSGECSSFYDTPNKIDNLIKITLTEALYILSIVFELNVLPLALQITCIAGNVMSRTLTAGRAERNEYLLLHAFHLKNYITPDKRVMKKGKNEENVSKKKAAYVGGLVLDPKKGFYDKLILLMDFNSLYPSIIQEYNLCFTTVPGAAYAEYEDLSIPESNLEFGIIPTEICKLVESRGEVKKLMKTPNISPELKMQYNIRQLALKLTANSMYGCLGATHCRFYAKGLAALVTAKGREILQHTKSLVEKLNYEVIYGDTDSIMINTGLLEYEEVFSVGKKIKQEVNKLYKRVELDIDGVFRYLLLLQKKKYAAVIMTKLPNGQIELTQEHKGLDIVRRDWCQLACDVGRKILDHLLSDKSCDDRIEQIFSILHDVAQNVRENQVPLSSLIITKQLSKNPNEYPDTKQAHVQVALRLNKEGGRMWKAGDTIPYIICDDGTEKSATERAYHIDEYKKSDSLKIDVNYYLLSQIFPIVLRICEPIEGIDDVLLAKCLGLENIYKSRRIIHQEHADIPLLMEEDRFRYCLPLKFNCRSEKCQSEIVIKDVVNEELGNRLSLASCSNSECKVQPWTYANTIQNVVTLSIRELVNEYYNGWLECENPLCGDQTQWIPLDFESLYPICRKCNDGDLHRVFTDTKLYNQMCFYLHLFDVNQSKYKSLLSQYPQGMREAYDSLKEAVEKMLRRNAFSVVCLDTIFSNNDEQEEISSLCATTLEISDGLDNEEM
- the LOC132908953 gene encoding DNA polymerase alpha catalytic subunit isoform X3; protein product: MSDTQCRAKRQKFDKTGRLSALEKLKQLKGSKHKYEVDELENVYEEVDEKEYSKTVIERQNDDWIIDDGESGYIEDGREIFDDDLDDESIQEARKHKVTGPRKIKKDHAKKKGNIQNMLMNMSSKRKTDAKLDDDSILGDLMSELKKDDIPTQSKPKTILRNKFCTTPKLSEKNVEKKIELISEYEKMQCDDNDDDLVMFDKPKKVDMHKQAESIAQIENFTSNENSSQTIIDDSDNSKVRILSIQSKKDLKETSISQVIETESEDLEEFSADFEDDSIDHNEKPKPSINKEIIKNKSTIQMKNKDTEEENFDLENFNKTLDIEFETQISNIEMPTDTTEVPLPLVTNANKEEVFRFYWWDAYEDPYKQPGVVYLFGKVFVPSIKEYRSCCLTVKNIPRRIYLLPRVYVKTSLNGNNDEEQLNTIEDVYKEFNQFANKLGIKEFRSCKVSKNYAFEQEGTPAKSDYLEVRYSANYPPVPSDYSGPSIESVFGTTVNSLELLLIERNIKGPCWLDIKSPLPTGVQTSWCKIKVNCMKMENISVFSESQTLPPLVITTLNIRTSFNAKLQQNEIVMITILMHHKYHIDKEPPKPPFQRHFCLITHPRDTSWPRQAREVLSNISYTTLMKFETETDLLEELLKIINTADPDLLIGYDCGFQFDILVQRMITLKVSNWSRFGRLRRSIPPLIRGKVNLNQAAAGRPICDIQISAKELNLKLRSYDLQSLCTAVLKKKENECKEIKSGECSSFYDTPNKIDNLIKITLTEALYILSIVFELNVLPLALQITCIAGNVMSRTLTAGRAERNEYLLLHAFHLKNYITPDKRVMKKGKNEENVSKKKAAYVGGLVLDPKKGFYDKLILLMDFNSLYPSIIQEYNLCFTTVPGAAYAEYEDLSIPESNLEFGIIPTEICKLVESRGEVKKLMKTPNISPELKMQYNIRQLALKLTANSMYGCLGATHCRFYAKGLAALVTAKGREILQHTKSLVEKLNYEVIYGDTDSIMINTGLLEYEEVFSVGKKIKQEVNKLYKRVELDIDGVFRYLLLLQKKKYAAVIMTKLPNGQIELTQEHKGLDIVRRDWCQLACDVGRKILDHLLSDKSCDDRIEQIFSILHDVAQNVRENQVPLSSLIITKQLSKNPNEYPDTKQAHVQVALRLNKEGGRMWKAGDTIPYIICDDGTEKSATERAYHIDEYKKSDSLKIDVNYYLLSQIFPIVLRICEPIEGIDDVLLAKCLGLENIYKSRRIIHQEHADIPLLMEEDRFRYCLPLKFNCRSEKCQSEIVIKDVVNEELGNRLSLASCSNSECKVQPWTYANTIQNVVTLSIRELVNEYYNGWLECENPLCGDQTQWIPLDFESLYPICRKCNDGDLHRVFTDTKLYNQMCFYLHLFDVNQSKYKSLLSQYPQGMREAYDSLKEAVEKMLRRNAFSVVCLDTIFSNNDEQEEISSLCATTLEISDGLDNEEMVGNTY
- the LOC132908953 gene encoding DNA polymerase alpha catalytic subunit isoform X2, whose protein sequence is MFIEYAGRAKRQKFDKTGRLSALEKLKQLKGSKHKYEVDELENVYEEVDEKEYSKTVIERQNDDWIIDDGESGYIEDGREIFDDDLDDESIQEARKHKVTGPRKIKKDHAKKKGNIQNMLMNMSSKRKTDAKLDDDSILGDLMSELKKDDIPTQSKPKTILRNKFCTTPKLSEKNVEKKIELISEYEKMQCDDNDDDLVMFDKPKKVDMHKQAESIAQIENFTSNENSSQTIIDDSDNSKVRILSIQSKKDLKETSISQVIETESEDLEEFSADFEDDSIDHNEKPKPSINKEIIKNKSTIQMKNKDTEEENFDLENFNKTLDIEFETQISNIEMPTDTTEVPLPLVTNANKEEVFRFYWWDAYEDPYKQPGVVYLFGKVFVPSIKEYRSCCLTVKNIPRRIYLLPRVYVKTSLNGNNDEEQLNTIEDVYKEFNQFANKLGIKEFRSCKVSKNYAFEQEGTPAKSDYLEVRYSANYPPVPSDYSGPSIESVFGTTVNSLELLLIERNIKGPCWLDIKSPLPTGVQTSWCKIKVNCMKMENISVFSESQTLPPLVITTLNIRTSFNAKLQQNEIVMITILMHHKYHIDKEPPKPPFQRHFCLITHPRDTSWPRQAREVLSNISYTTLMKFETETDLLEELLKIINTADPDLLIGYDCGFQFDILVQRMITLKVSNWSRFGRLRRSIPPLIRGKVNLNQAAAGRPICDIQISAKELNLKLRSYDLQSLCTAVLKKKENECKEIKSGECSSFYDTPNKIDNLIKITLTEALYILSIVFELNVLPLALQITCIAGNVMSRTLTAGRAERNEYLLLHAFHLKNYITPDKRVMKKGKNEENVSKKKAAYVGGLVLDPKKGFYDKLILLMDFNSLYPSIIQEYNLCFTTVPGAAYAEYEDLSIPESNLEFGIIPTEICKLVESRGEVKKLMKTPNISPELKMQYNIRQLALKLTANSMYGCLGATHCRFYAKGLAALVTAKGREILQHTKSLVEKLNYEVIYGDTDSIMINTGLLEYEEVFSVGKKIKQEVNKLYKRVELDIDGVFRYLLLLQKKKYAAVIMTKLPNGQIELTQEHKGLDIVRRDWCQLACDVGRKILDHLLSDKSCDDRIEQIFSILHDVAQNVRENQVPLSSLIITKQLSKNPNEYPDTKQAHVQVALRLNKEGGRMWKAGDTIPYIICDDGTEKSATERAYHIDEYKKSDSLKIDVNYYLLSQIFPIVLRICEPIEGIDDVLLAKCLGLENIYKSRRIIHQEHADIPLLMEEDRFRYCLPLKFNCRSEKCQSEIVIKDVVNEELGNRLSLASCSNSECKVQPWTYANTIQNVVTLSIRELVNEYYNGWLECENPLCGDQTQWIPLDFESLYPICRKCNDGDLHRVFTDTKLYNQMCFYLHLFDVNQSKYKSLLSQYPQGMREAYDSLKEAVEKMLRRNAFSVVCLDTIFSNNDEQEEISSLCATTLEISDGLDNEEMVGNTY